atatatatatattatgcTGTACccatatattttaacatgatatataaaaatgtattaatatatatatgcgtatattattactttttcTTGTTCTGTCATAATTAATTTACGAAATAGAAATGCACTTAATCTTTGTAGCACTTGAAAAAAATGCTTATACTCTATATCAAAAAAGgaaatacatatatacatatatacatatattatatgcTACACTTAATATAATTCTTCAATGCTATTATTTAAAGTATGCAttagtatatattttagtTTTTGCAAAAAATGCAAACATgtgaaataatatatttaattaaaaataatacatatacatatatatatatatacgAATAAATAATTACCTATATATCCAACTTTTAATGATTTCGATAACCggaatatataacataagATGTCTTTGTATTTATACTTAGGCAGCAAATTATAATCATAGCACTAAAGGgaaaaacataaatataaataaataattaaaatatatatatatgtatacaactttttaaatatttttaaattttagTTTTTCATAATCccatattaatatatacatatatatatatatatgttccTTTTTTGTGTTTACCATTTTAACAAATTCGTTAACGTTCATATTTCCATTTGTTGAATATCTTTGGAATATTCTTTCcaaatttttatttaattcataaCTTATATACACAGCTGTCCCATCATTCTCAGGTACTAAATATGCTTGTTctgaaatatatttttgatcatttatttttcttatgGTTTTAAATTTAACTCGTGGGCTAATAGGGTCACCTTCATTTATACAAgccatatttttttataaattttcaatatatgatcattttaatactatcatatttgtttaaaaaaaacataaattttaaaataatactagtaaagaatatatgcatatatatatatatatatactcATATAAGTTTActatttaaaaaaaaaaaatacagGAGTCTACAAAACAATAAACAAATACAAGcaaattttttcttaacaacaaaatattttatgacatgtcacaataaaaataattaaaaataaacaataacacaagataaataaaaataaaagtaacAAAAAATACAAACAAATTCATACaaatagatatattaaaatacatgcatattattaaaaaatatatcttttaaaaatatataataatgtatatatataggttttttgaataattaaaaaaaaaaaaaaaaattaaaagaataacatttttataaggtgtatatgtaaatattatatatacaaatatattttccattcataaaaaaaaatataaacataaaataacaTTTTGAAGATACATTGGTCtaacaaaataaatttagGGTGTAAATAATTCCATAAAGctatttaaaaatatatgtaaagtgtaagttattatatatatatatatatatatatatatttatttatttatttatttatttatttatttattaattttgtATTTTCCTTGTTGAAATATGgtcatacatataatacaaaatgTACGCACCATATTGCACTTGATAACAAAAACAtcttataattttcatattatgttctttttttttttttttttttttttttggttattcttaaattaaaaattacataatttaaaatatctCTTGTAGGATGttgtatttttaataaatatacttTTAAATGAACCTGTTCCTTTTAActttaattattatgataacATATTTGTTGTTTTTTAAAGTTAGATATACATGTGAATACTCTATTATATTGTTTGTATTTCTTAAAACAAAAACTTTTCTTTGATTTTTCAAGAAcagaataataaataaaagatcTAATAATTCATAAAGCCTAACAACATAGAAAaattctatatttttatatactaaatgatcttttatttttcttcctCATCTCTTAAACctaattatattataaatatatatttatatatgaaatatataaaatatatatgatttcatataatattaacaaaaaagTATTTgagatataatatttttaaggTATCCcttattaattttatttttttaccACATAATTGCACACAcataaagaaaaaaaaaataaataatatatcaataataataataataataaataattaaacATAAAAGATCTAATATGGTTTAATaacttttaaaataattaacaaaaatgaattctattttttttttttttttaatgaaaGATGAATAAAATCCTcttttgtaatttttttcttttttattctttttgttcttttattctatttttttttttttttgcacACAATGTGTAGGACAGGCCTATAATACTtcaaaaaagaaaaaatatatatatatatattaaaatatatatactattCAAATTCAAGTACCAATTtataaaggaaaaaaaaaaaaaaaagacttatagaaaaaatgaagTATAAActaaataaatttattattagcattaaataatataaaatatatatatatatttataatcTTTTATAAAACTCATAAACCTCATATTTGTTTTTGCACATTTGCTActaaagaaaaaaaaaaaaaaaaaattaatatatatatatatatatttttatttaaaggtcttatatttttaaaagatttaATTTTTCCTTCAATTACCAgtaaattttatttttataggatatattattatagaaaaataatatttattataatatatgttttataatCTTATAGGGcttataattaaaaaaaaaaaaaaaaaacattcgctttttttttttttttttttttgtattttttctataCTATACATTTgaatatgtatttttaatatatacatttatgtgttaaagatattatattaacatcctctattttttttttttttttttttattttctttgTTAATGTaagttataatatataaaaacatttgTATGTTTACaacttatatattattttttgttctcatatgaattataaaaaaaaaaaaaaaaaaactttatatttaataattgaaaacatataaatataaacgtgtatacattttgttccatttaattttattattatttttttttttaattgtatattaaaaaaaatccTTCTTTTCCAATTGTCATATACATacaatataattttatgatGTCTTATCAAGACGTTcaggaaaaaaataatgaagatatGAATTATGATGAAATAGCTAGCAGTATGCTAGAGAAGATGGACAAACATATAAATGGAGAAAAGGAACCAACTATAcaatatgaaaatttaaatgTACAGGAACAAGAAGGAGCACATGCTTATTACTCAAATcaagatatatataacataaataGTGATATGTCGTTTTTGAAAAATGCCAAAGAAATAAATTcatcaaatatattagatCATCGAACAACAACAAATGATGTAGGATATCCTCGTAGTGTTATGACAGCATTAGGACCTTTACCCTTACCAGAAGAgtttaaaaagaatatacCAGAAAAATTTGTTGCTAAACCTATAATTGAAGAGAGGGAAATATATGTATCTAAGAAAGAACGAAAACAAAGAGAAATTGAAATACCACATGTCAAATATGAACATACTTTtgaaaatgtaaaaaagCAATTAAAGGTTAATAAGTTAGTACCTAATGTTACACAAGTAATAAAAGAAGTACcaaaagaaatattaaaaccagttatagaagaaaaaattattgaaGTACCTCAAGGAGTAAAATATGTAGAAGTTCCCGTAGAAGTACCATGTTTATATCCACCTAAAATAATGCCCAAAGTTGTAACTCAATATGTAGAACGAATAGTTGAAACTATCAAACCAGTTGtacaagaaaaaattattgaaGTACCTCAAACGGTAATTAAACAAGTGCCCAAAATTAAAACAGTCGAAGTTCCATATTATGTTCCAAGATATGTTGAAAAAATCATAGAAGTACCTTTTAAACCTAATGGAGAAATGCCCAAAATAGCTACGCACATGCCTTTTTCAATATCAGACTCCTTACCCCCCCTAAAACCGACCCACATCTTAAGCGCACagaatgaaaaaaatatgactacatataataacaatatgaacagtaataatatgaataataatatgaatacaTTCCAAACAACAAATTGCATGATGCCCTTAATGAATTGTTTTCAACAAAATCCGGATCCAGATACATTAAAAAACACTGAAAATGGTATACCTAATATGAATATGTCACCAACTATTTTAAGACCTATTAATTCTAGAGATACACCAAATAACAATATGAACCATCAAgaacatattaaaaataatatatcacCATATCCAaacaattttttaaattctaATTTTACAAATTATAACATACCCCAAAATTTATATAGTCAAATAGAAAATTTACCACAGGCACATAATTTACCAGATGGGTTCCAATGGAAATATCCTGATGGAGTACCAAATAGTCCCTTATGTAATACTAGAAATATGCCATCTCTTGTTGTTACTTGTCCTCCACAAATTGGTCGCGTTACCTGCACAAGAAAGGATATCCAACCAGATATTCTTACCAAAACAGGGGTCTATGAATTTGATggatttaaaaaaaaaggtacATCTCAATCTCTTTTTCCTCCATTAGCTCATCATAATAGAGTCCCTTTTCTTCCAGCTCCAGCTGCTCCTGGAACTCCTGATGTGGAAAAcattgaaaaaaatatgtaacattttatacggtaaaatgtataagattatgaagataattttctcatatacttttatcatcttgtaatttattatatctgATGTTATACTGCTATTATCCTTTTTGTTATATCTGTAAGAGATTACGATGCACACTTTgcatttaaaataaaataacaattttatatattttaaaaaaataataatattcattaaTGTCAGTTATGgttgttaaaaaaaaaaaaaaaaaaaaaaaaaaaaaaattatatagaGAGAGTgttatcataattatttaacaattgttttttttttttttttttttNNNNNNNNNNNNNNNNNNNNNNNNNNNNNNNNNNNNNNNNNNNNNNNNNNNNNNNNNNNNNNNNNNNNNNNNNNNNNNNNNNNNNNNNNNNNNNNNNNNNNNNNNNNNNNNNNNNNNNNNNNNNNNNNNNNNNNNNNNNNNNNNNNNNNNNNNNNNNNNNNNNNNNNNNNNNNNNNNNNNNNNNNNNNNNNNNNNNNNNNNNNNNNNNNNNNNNNNNNN
This region of Plasmodium gaboni strain SY75 chromosome 12, whole genome shotgun sequence genomic DNA includes:
- a CDS encoding putative inner membrane complex protein 1h, with product MSYQDVQEKNNEDMNYDEIASSMLEKMDKHINGEKEPTIQYENLNVQEQEGAHAYYSNQDIYNINSDMSFLKNAKEINSSNILDHRTTTNDVGYPRSVMTALGPLPLPEEFKKNIPEKFVAKPIIEEREIYVSKKERKQREIEIPHVKYEHTFENVKKQLKVNKLVPNVTQVIKEVPKEILKPVIEEKIIEVPQGVKYVEVPVEVPCLYPPKIMPKVVTQYVERIVETIKPVVQEKIIEVPQTVIKQVPKIKTVEVPYYVPRYVEKIIEVPFKPNGEMPKIATHMPFSISDSLPPLKPTHILSAQNEKNMTTYNNNMNSNNMNNNMNTFQTTNCMMPLMNCFQQNPDPDTLKNTENGIPNMNMSPTILRPINSRDTPNNNMNHQEHIKNNISPYPNNFLNSNFTNYNIPQNLYSQIENLPQAHNLPDGFQWKYPDGVPNSPLCNTRNMPSLVVTCPPQIGRVTCTRKDIQPDILTKTGVYEFDGFKKKGTSQSLFPPLAHHNRVPFLPAPAAPGTPDVENIEKNM